Part of the Chitinophaga parva genome is shown below.
CCGGCTAATGCCGCCAGTACCGCCGCAGCAGCGGCAGCACGCCACCAGCGCATTTTGCGGATGCGGCCCGGTTGGTGGTGTTCCAGGACCTGGTTCAGGATTTTCCTGGATGATGCTTCAGAGAGTGTAATAAGGTGTTCGTCCGGAAAGTCGTCCGGGGTAATGCCATCCTCAAAGCCCTCTATTGACTGGCTGTCCAGCAGCGAAAAGAACTCGGCCCGCTCTGCAGGCGTGGCGGTCTTTTGCAGGTATTTCCGGAGCAGCAGGGAAATTCGTTCTTGATCCATATGTCGCATAAACTATTGTACATATAGACTTACGTTGAATGGGCCGATTATTAGTTGTTGTAAAAAATTTTTAAAAGCGGGATTAACAAGGGGCCTACAGATGAGATGTTCTTTGCATTTTTTTCGAGGAAGGAGCGAACGGTGTTGAGGGCAATGGTCAGGTGGGCGCTAACGGTGGCGGGGGCGATGCCCAGGTTTTTGGCAATGGCGGCGCGGTCATATCCGTGCAGACGGGAGAGTTCAAATATCTTGCGTTGCTGTGGGGTGAGCTTGTTCATGGCGGCATGCAATACTGCCTGCAGGTCGCTGGCCATGCTGTCTTCCGGCGTGTAGTGGATTCCGCCGGTGTTGGTATCAATAAATTCCAGCTCCCGTTTGCGGCGCAGGGCTTCCTTCTTCAGGGCCGTAAGGGCGCAGTTCTTAGTGATGGTAAACAGCCAGGCGTTAAAATCGGCCACTTCCAGCAGCTTTTCACCAGCTTTCCAGACGCGGAGAAATACTTCCAGTACTACGGCTTCCGCGTCCACGGCGTCCTCCATATATGCAAGCGCAATGGTGTATACATTGTCTTTGCACAACGTAAACAGCTGTTCAAAAGCCCTTTCATTTTTATGGCCGACTTCCTGGATCCAGCTCTTATCAACGGTTATCGCTTTCATCTCATAACATCCGTGTGTATTAAAAATCTGGGACCAAGATAGCCAAAATTGATTGTAAAAGGTAGCAGCGGCGCAGATGGGCCTACAGTATCGTGCAGTTTCGCCAAGATGACAGCTCCGTCCCATCAGCGGGTTGGAGGCTTTAGCGAGTGGTATTTCGGGTGTGAGGGTTGCGGTGCGGGCGGGGAGCGACTTCAGGAATTTCCAGGCATTTTCATCCATGATTCCGTTGAAACCCGTACTGCCGGCCCAATTGGTTATTAGCCCGGCCTGGGAGTCATTTTCCAGGAACCCGTAGTGAAGCCGGATGATAATGTGCTCGATGTCCGGGTCAAAGCGCATCGCCTTTTCCGGTCCGTGTGAAACATAATGCCCACCCTCCTGCATCTAGTCTATGGTCTGTTAAACGGACCTGCATTTTTTAAATAAACAGTAACCTGCCGTGAGGATTCAACGGCTTGGGGGCTATCTCGATCATCCCAATTAATGTATTTGATGCGTTCAACCATGGATCTTCGAAACCCTGATTTAATTTAAGCGTTTGAACCCCCAGCTAGACTGAAAGAAAGTACTTAAGGTCGGAAATTGAATAGTTTTCAGGTAGTTGATATCCATTTAAAAAGAAAGTTGGCGTAAACGTAACATTAGTCTTTTTGCACCATTCATACATTGCTTTAATCTTTTCGTTCTGCAAAGAGAGGTTCCCGGCAAGGGGGGAGGCAGCAGCAAAAGATTCATGTGTAGTACATCAAATCCGCAACAGCTGTCGATATGTGGTTTGGAAGGATAAGAAACAGTTACCAGAGACTTAAGGAAAGTCTACGTGGCGCCTACCCGGCAAGCGGCCATCGCTGCTCTCGATACCTTGGAGAGCAAATAGGCTAGTAAGTACGCTTATACTATCAAAAGCTGGCGGGGTAACTATGAGGGAATTAACCGTATCTTTTGACTTTCCGCTTGAGATCCGCCACATCATCTACACCACAAGCCTGATTGAAAATTTGAACGGTAAAATCAGAAAATACACGAAAAACAAGCTTCCTTCCCCAATGACGAAGCAGTGATGAAGTCTGTATACCTGGCTTTACGGTAGGCATCAAAAAAATGGACCATGCCCATTAGAAACTGGGGC
Proteins encoded:
- a CDS encoding RNA polymerase sigma factor, with protein sequence MKAITVDKSWIQEVGHKNERAFEQLFTLCKDNVYTIALAYMEDAVDAEAVVLEVFLRVWKAGEKLLEVADFNAWLFTITKNCALTALKKEALRRKRELEFIDTNTGGIHYTPEDSMASDLQAVLHAAMNKLTPQQRKIFELSRLHGYDRAAIAKNLGIAPATVSAHLTIALNTVRSFLEKNAKNISSVGPLLIPLLKIFYNN